One genomic segment of Pedobacter endophyticus includes these proteins:
- a CDS encoding DNA gyrase/topoisomerase IV subunit A — protein MSEELDQNLNEEHKHTVTPINGLYENWFLDYASYVILDRAVPHIHDGLKPVQRRIMHSLKEMDDGRFNKAANVIGNTMKYHPHGDASIGDAMIQIGQKDLLIDMQGNWGDPITGDSAAAPRYIEARLSKFANEVVFNPDTTEWQLSYDGRNNEPITLPVKFPLLLAQGAEGIAVGLATKVMPHNFIELLDASIEALKGVRPNILPDFFTGGAADFSNYNEGQRGGKIRVRAKITEKDKKTLVITEVPYSTTTSSVIDSILAANDKGKIKIKKIEDSTAANVEIIVHLAPGISPDVTIDALYAFTACEVSISPNTCIIQGDKPHFLSVNDILIENTKHTKSLLKKELEIRLHELQEKIFFSSLLKIFIQEGMYKNPEYENSANFDTVVEVLHLLFEPFKPSLYREIAPEDFKKLIDKPMSSITRFDVKKADEQMKNLEDEIKVVKNHLKHLTDYAIAWFQKLKDKYGKGRERKTEIRLFDKVEASKVALANVKLYMNREDGFIGSGLRKDEFVADCSDIDEVIVFREDGKCIITKVADKTFVGKGIIHAQVFKKNDERTIYNMIYKDGASGTSYIKRFAVVGVTRDKEYDLTKGTKGSKVLYFTANPNGEAEVVNVALKPHSKLRKLQFDQDFAEIAIKGRGSQGNIISKYPVKKITLKSKGVSTLSGLKIWYDDLLKRLNVDGRGKYLGEFDGDDRILLVHKDGYYELSSFDLTNHFEDGLILIQKFDPEKVFAAVHFDGKAQNYYIKRFMFELQSNGKKTVFISEEPKSKLLFVTAHPEAKIIVDVLKGKTQIPETLDLVLAEMIDVKGLKANGNRLSPHDVQKVVLEEPESGDEEEVDENESEAPNEETAVETPAVDEKPAKVKDNPVAEAPKPDAKTEPVAEVKKVEEPKPITAKPTETEKPAAAKKDEPKPKDKAEEEKPAKKVDFEITNPDDIDIDDKGQLGLF, from the coding sequence ATGAGTGAAGAATTAGACCAAAACTTAAACGAAGAACACAAGCATACGGTAACCCCAATTAACGGTCTCTACGAAAACTGGTTCCTCGATTATGCGTCTTATGTAATTCTGGATCGTGCTGTTCCGCATATTCACGATGGTTTAAAGCCCGTTCAACGGCGTATTATGCATTCGCTTAAGGAAATGGATGATGGGCGTTTCAACAAAGCGGCAAACGTTATTGGTAATACCATGAAGTATCACCCGCACGGAGATGCTTCTATTGGCGATGCCATGATTCAAATTGGTCAGAAAGACCTGCTTATTGATATGCAGGGTAACTGGGGCGATCCGATTACGGGCGATAGCGCTGCGGCTCCCCGTTACATTGAAGCTCGTTTGTCGAAGTTTGCCAACGAGGTTGTTTTCAACCCTGATACCACCGAATGGCAACTGAGTTATGATGGACGTAATAACGAGCCAATCACCTTACCTGTTAAATTCCCGCTGTTATTGGCGCAGGGGGCGGAGGGTATTGCCGTTGGTTTGGCCACCAAAGTAATGCCGCACAACTTTATAGAGCTTCTCGATGCTTCAATTGAAGCGCTGAAAGGCGTTCGTCCGAATATTCTGCCCGATTTTTTTACCGGCGGTGCAGCCGATTTTTCGAATTATAACGAAGGACAACGTGGCGGAAAGATTCGCGTTCGGGCAAAAATCACCGAAAAAGACAAGAAAACGCTGGTGATAACTGAGGTTCCTTACAGCACCACAACCAGTTCGGTTATAGATAGTATTTTGGCTGCCAATGATAAGGGCAAGATCAAAATCAAAAAAATTGAAGACAGTACCGCCGCAAATGTGGAAATTATTGTGCATCTGGCCCCGGGAATTTCGCCCGATGTAACCATTGACGCACTTTACGCATTTACCGCCTGCGAAGTTTCTATTTCGCCGAACACGTGTATTATTCAGGGCGACAAACCGCACTTTTTGAGCGTCAATGATATCCTGATTGAAAATACAAAACACACCAAAAGTTTATTAAAAAAGGAACTGGAGATTCGTTTGCACGAGTTGCAGGAGAAGATTTTCTTCAGTTCGCTACTTAAAATATTTATTCAGGAAGGGATGTACAAAAATCCTGAATACGAGAACTCGGCCAATTTCGATACCGTTGTTGAAGTTTTACATTTGTTGTTTGAGCCGTTTAAGCCGTCGCTCTATCGTGAAATAGCGCCCGAGGATTTCAAAAAGCTGATTGATAAACCGATGAGCAGCATCACCCGTTTTGATGTGAAAAAGGCCGATGAGCAAATGAAAAATCTGGAAGATGAGATTAAAGTGGTTAAAAATCACCTGAAACACCTTACCGATTACGCAATTGCCTGGTTTCAAAAACTAAAGGATAAATATGGCAAAGGCAGGGAACGCAAAACTGAAATAAGACTTTTCGACAAGGTTGAGGCATCGAAAGTAGCATTGGCAAACGTGAAGTTGTACATGAACCGCGAAGATGGTTTTATTGGAAGTGGCTTACGAAAGGATGAATTTGTTGCCGATTGCTCGGATATTGACGAGGTAATTGTGTTCCGCGAGGATGGGAAGTGTATCATCACCAAGGTTGCCGATAAAACATTTGTTGGCAAAGGAATTATCCATGCTCAGGTTTTCAAGAAAAATGATGAGCGTACAATTTACAATATGATTTATAAGGATGGAGCCTCGGGAACATCGTACATTAAACGTTTTGCTGTTGTTGGTGTAACCCGCGATAAGGAGTACGACTTGACCAAGGGCACCAAAGGCTCGAAGGTGTTGTACTTTACCGCAAATCCGAATGGCGAGGCTGAGGTTGTAAACGTTGCCCTGAAGCCACACTCTAAACTGCGTAAACTCCAGTTCGACCAGGATTTTGCGGAGATTGCGATTAAGGGGCGTGGATCGCAGGGAAATATCATCTCGAAATATCCGGTCAAAAAGATTACCCTAAAAAGTAAGGGCGTATCAACGTTATCGGGACTTAAAATTTGGTATGATGATTTGTTGAAACGCTTAAATGTGGATGGCAGAGGGAAATACCTTGGCGAATTTGATGGCGATGATCGGATTTTGCTGGTTCATAAGGATGGGTATTACGAGTTGAGTTCGTTCGATTTAACCAATCACTTCGAGGACGGATTGATTTTGATTCAAAAATTCGATCCCGAAAAGGTTTTCGCTGCGGTTCACTTCGATGGGAAAGCACAGAATTACTACATAAAGCGTTTCATGTTTGAATTACAAAGCAATGGCAAGAAAACCGTTTTTATTAGCGAAGAACCGAAATCTAAGCTTTTGTTTGTAACCGCTCATCCCGAAGCTAAAATTATTGTCGACGTATTAAAAGGCAAAACGCAAATTCCGGAAACGTTGGATTTGGTCCTTGCTGAAATGATTGATGTGAAAGGCCTAAAAGCAAACGGTAATCGTTTGTCGCCGCACGACGTGCAGAAAGTGGTTTTAGAAGAACCGGAAAGTGGAGACGAAGAAGAAGTTGATGAAAACGAAAGCGAAGCGCCGAACGAAGAAACTGCTGTGGAAACACCTGCGGTTGACGAAAAGCCTGCAAAAGTAAAGGATAATCCAGTTGCTGAAGCGCCAAAACCAGATGCTAAAACCGAGCCAGTTGCCGAGGTGAAAAAGGTTGAGGAACCGAAGCCAATTACAGCCAAGCCAACGGAAACTGAAAAGCCTGCGGCTGCAAAGAAAGACGAGCCAAAACCAAAAGATAAAGCTGAAGAGGAAAAGCCAGCCAAAAAGGTCGATTTTGAAATCACTAATCCCGATGATATCGACATTGACGATAAAGGGCAGTTGGGTTTGTTTTAA
- a CDS encoding HlyD family secretion protein, producing the protein MPIEQETIYQNSEEVHEIITAVPSWILRWGITLIFVILISIILLSAFIEYPDVVKTSLKVNSLNSPKTVLAKQNGKLTALLVKNGETVKQSQPLAYFETTANPDDVLHINKHLKVFQENLLNNTNKFSDLPTGLNLGELQAAYQNFYQQYLRYQSTQNNGYYLNRMAFLEKDLKDIIALKNQIIKQQKTQKLEYANQEAEYKAYQKLYKNKVISRSEFAQQENKYLAAKYPLQQSETALLNNASNYSAKEKELLDLKHTIAEEQSKFVQALNQAINESDNWIMQYILIAPVGGKLTFAGIIQENQNVTAGQEVFIVNPGNADFFGEIQIPQYNMGKVKLGERTLVKLRSYPFEQYGMIRGKLTYISDVAYRDSVFIAKVSFEEFENKDSNRKIVLKNGMQADAEIITEESSLLQRFFRNMTKMLYSQ; encoded by the coding sequence ATGCCAATAGAACAGGAAACCATATATCAAAATAGTGAAGAAGTTCACGAGATTATAACCGCCGTCCCATCGTGGATTCTACGCTGGGGCATTACATTAATTTTTGTGATATTAATTAGTATAATACTACTTTCAGCATTTATTGAATATCCCGATGTGGTAAAAACCAGCCTCAAGGTCAATAGCCTAAACTCTCCAAAAACTGTGCTTGCTAAACAGAACGGCAAACTAACTGCTCTTTTGGTGAAAAACGGAGAGACCGTTAAACAGAGCCAACCCTTGGCTTACTTCGAAACTACGGCTAATCCAGATGATGTTCTGCATATTAACAAGCACTTGAAAGTCTTTCAAGAGAACCTATTGAACAACACAAACAAGTTTTCTGACCTGCCAACAGGGCTAAATTTGGGGGAACTGCAAGCTGCCTATCAAAATTTTTATCAGCAATATTTGCGGTACCAATCTACTCAAAATAATGGCTACTATTTAAATCGAATGGCCTTTTTGGAGAAGGATCTAAAGGATATTATCGCGTTAAAAAATCAGATAATCAAGCAACAAAAAACTCAGAAACTGGAATATGCCAATCAAGAAGCCGAATACAAGGCTTATCAAAAACTATATAAGAACAAGGTAATATCCAGAAGTGAGTTTGCACAACAAGAGAATAAATATTTGGCAGCAAAGTACCCGTTACAGCAATCCGAAACCGCTTTGTTGAACAATGCGAGCAATTACTCGGCAAAGGAAAAGGAATTGCTTGATTTGAAGCATACCATTGCCGAGGAGCAATCGAAGTTTGTGCAAGCCCTCAACCAAGCCATCAACGAAAGCGATAACTGGATCATGCAATATATTTTGATAGCACCCGTGGGAGGCAAGTTGACGTTCGCTGGCATTATCCAAGAAAATCAGAACGTTACCGCAGGTCAAGAAGTCTTTATTGTGAACCCCGGCAATGCCGATTTTTTCGGCGAAATACAGATTCCTCAATACAATATGGGCAAGGTTAAATTGGGTGAGCGTACATTAGTGAAACTGAGGAGTTATCCATTTGAGCAATACGGTATGATTAGGGGAAAGCTGACCTACATATCTGATGTAGCCTATCGCGACAGTGTATTTATCGCGAAGGTAAGCTTTGAGGAATTTGAGAACAAAGATTCGAACAGAAAAATAGTACTCAAAAATGGGATGCAGGCGGATGCTGAGATTATCACCGAGGAAAGTTCTTTACTGCAAAGGTTTTTCAGAAACATGACCAAGATGCTTTACAGTCAGTAA
- a CDS encoding peptidase domain-containing ABC transporter, producing MKKFTFYKQPDQMDCGPTCLRMVAKHYGKNFTLQRLREISGINREGVSLLGISEAAEKIGFRTIGSKVTLRELSEMELPMILHWNQNHFVVLYKVPPKSSPKGRIFYIADPAKGLITYTHDKFIKGWLSTHQNGESKGIVLTLSPTPELYAQDGDKGDGLNWSYLLRYLYQYKRLVIQLFAGLGVGSLLQLIVPFLTQSIVDIGINTRNLNFIYIILIAQSMLFLGRMSVDFIRSWILLHISTRINISILTDFLIKMMKLPMSFFDTKMTGDIMQRMSDQGRIQSFLTGSTLNIIFSMFNLVLFAGVLAYYNLSVFFIFLVASVLYSLWVIAFLKKRRDLDFKRFDLSSKNQSAIVQLIGGMQEIKLNNCEQQKRWEWERLQAGLFKFSIKSLSLGQLQQSGAFFINEGKNILITFLVAKSVIDGNLTLGGMMAIQYIVGQVNSPIEQLLGFIQSLQDAKISLERLNEIHQLDDEEPSDKMFLRELPSSKDISLNNLTFTYPGAGNEPVLKGIDLAIPEGKTTAIVGMSGSGKTTILKLLLRFYIPQKGEIKVGSTHIDQIGYRFWRGQCGIVMQDGFIFSDSIAKNIAVGDEYPDMEKLKHAVKMANIGDLIEDLPLGLHTKIGAEGNGISAGQKQRILIARAVYKSPEYIFFDEATNSLDANNESIIMENLESFFKGKTVVVVAHRLSTVKNADNIIVLDKGVITEQGTHAELTRAKGEYYNLVKNQLELGD from the coding sequence TTGAAAAAATTCACCTTTTACAAACAACCCGATCAAATGGACTGCGGCCCTACGTGCTTACGCATGGTCGCAAAACATTATGGCAAAAATTTCACTTTACAACGGTTAAGGGAAATTTCAGGCATAAACCGTGAGGGCGTTTCCTTATTGGGCATCAGCGAAGCCGCAGAAAAGATAGGTTTTAGAACCATCGGTAGTAAGGTGACTCTGAGGGAATTATCAGAAATGGAACTCCCGATGATTCTGCATTGGAACCAGAACCACTTTGTAGTGCTTTACAAGGTCCCTCCTAAATCCTCCCCAAAGGGGAGGATTTTTTATATTGCAGATCCTGCCAAAGGCTTAATCACATACACACACGACAAATTTATAAAAGGCTGGTTAAGTACGCATCAAAACGGCGAAAGTAAAGGCATTGTACTTACACTTTCGCCAACGCCAGAATTATATGCACAGGATGGCGATAAGGGCGATGGGCTAAACTGGAGCTACTTGTTACGTTATCTTTATCAATACAAGCGATTGGTGATCCAGTTGTTTGCGGGACTGGGTGTGGGCAGTCTGCTTCAACTAATTGTTCCCTTTCTTACCCAATCCATCGTGGATATCGGGATCAATACCCGAAACCTAAATTTTATCTACATCATTCTTATTGCACAAAGCATGTTATTTCTGGGCAGGATGAGCGTAGACTTCATTCGTTCATGGATCTTGCTGCACATCAGCACCCGGATAAACATTTCAATCTTGACCGATTTCCTAATCAAGATGATGAAACTGCCCATGAGCTTCTTCGATACCAAGATGACGGGAGATATTATGCAGCGGATGAGCGATCAGGGCAGGATCCAGAGCTTTTTGACGGGCTCTACATTGAATATTATCTTCTCGATGTTTAATCTGGTTCTTTTTGCAGGTGTTTTGGCGTATTATAATTTAAGCGTTTTTTTCATCTTCTTGGTAGCTAGTGTGCTTTATTCGCTTTGGGTAATTGCTTTCCTCAAAAAGAGAAGGGATTTAGACTTTAAAAGGTTTGATTTGTCTTCCAAGAACCAGAGTGCTATTGTACAGTTAATAGGTGGTATGCAGGAGATTAAGCTTAACAACTGTGAGCAGCAAAAACGTTGGGAGTGGGAACGTTTGCAGGCTGGACTATTTAAATTCAGTATTAAAAGTTTATCATTAGGACAACTACAGCAAAGTGGAGCATTCTTTATCAATGAGGGTAAAAATATCCTCATTACTTTCTTAGTGGCCAAATCAGTAATAGACGGCAATCTGACCTTGGGAGGGATGATGGCCATTCAGTATATTGTAGGCCAGGTAAACAGTCCAATTGAGCAATTGCTGGGCTTTATTCAATCGCTACAAGATGCCAAGATAAGTTTGGAGCGCCTAAACGAGATCCATCAGCTTGACGATGAAGAACCTTCAGATAAGATGTTTTTGAGAGAATTGCCGTCAAGCAAAGACATTTCGCTAAACAATTTAACTTTTACTTATCCCGGTGCAGGAAACGAGCCTGTCCTAAAGGGAATAGACCTAGCTATTCCAGAGGGCAAAACCACAGCTATTGTGGGTATGAGTGGCAGCGGAAAAACTACCATCTTAAAGCTGTTACTCCGTTTTTACATTCCGCAAAAAGGAGAAATTAAGGTCGGATCGACTCATATAGATCAGATTGGCTACCGTTTTTGGCGTGGGCAATGCGGCATCGTAATGCAAGATGGTTTTATATTCTCGGATAGCATTGCCAAGAACATTGCCGTGGGCGATGAGTACCCCGACATGGAAAAATTGAAGCATGCCGTAAAGATGGCCAACATCGGCGATTTGATCGAAGACCTACCATTGGGGCTGCATACTAAGATTGGAGCTGAGGGAAATGGAATAAGTGCAGGACAAAAGCAACGCATCTTGATTGCAAGGGCAGTTTATAAAAGCCCTGAATACATCTTTTTTGATGAAGCCACCAACTCACTTGATGCCAATAACGAATCGATCATTATGGAAAACCTCGAAAGCTTTTTTAAGGGAAAAACGGTGGTAGTTGTGGCACATCGACTCAGTACAGTAAAAAATGCTGATAACATCATCGTACTCGATAAAGGCGTAATTACAGAGCAGGGAACGCATGCCGAGCTTACAAGAGCCAAGGGAGAATATTATAATTTGGTTAAAAACCAACTAGAGCTTGGGGATTAA
- a CDS encoding thioredoxin family protein produces MKFSVITIIFIFLLNFQKTVFAQSMGVKFESMPSWNAVKEKSKKENKIIFLDAYTTWCIPCREMAVKVLAKKEAGAFFNKNFINVSVQFDKNKKDNKYIKGWYKDVDYLRKTYSINSYPTYLFFNTNGELVHSISANFNVKEFIASAKKALNPQTQYATLKRQFENGKQDTSFLLSLINSAQINRDYVQVMKYSNLYLSKQENLLSPNNIKLITRSTVKTTDIGYPILINNASLVDSVMGQGTAKELIKAIWFEEEVFPLLKKNGTKKIFGVGFYEYQGENNKNVDWKSIDADLKRKYPKYANEILNESKIMYYQWERDWNGYSEAVNDYLKISGINLDLNKLNSYGRTILLFCEEPLYFPVALEWSKKVLETETTEKPWFVNTYSNLLFKVGKKQEAIKAMEKAIKLSGGSNPQYEKELESMKLP; encoded by the coding sequence ATGAAATTTTCAGTAATCACCATTATATTTATTTTTCTTTTAAACTTTCAAAAAACTGTCTTTGCACAGAGTATGGGCGTCAAGTTTGAAAGTATGCCCAGTTGGAATGCTGTTAAAGAGAAATCAAAAAAAGAAAATAAAATAATTTTCCTTGATGCCTACACAACCTGGTGCATTCCCTGTAGAGAGATGGCTGTAAAGGTTTTAGCAAAAAAAGAAGCAGGTGCCTTTTTCAATAAAAATTTTATTAATGTTTCAGTTCAGTTTGATAAGAATAAAAAAGACAACAAATATATTAAGGGATGGTACAAGGATGTTGACTATTTAAGAAAGACCTATAGTATCAATAGCTATCCTACCTATCTTTTTTTTAATACTAATGGAGAATTGGTTCACTCTATTTCTGCAAATTTTAATGTTAAAGAATTCATAGCTAGCGCAAAAAAAGCACTTAATCCACAAACGCAATATGCAACTTTAAAACGTCAATTTGAAAACGGAAAACAAGACACCTCCTTTCTTTTGTCACTGATTAATTCCGCTCAGATCAACCGGGATTATGTACAAGTGATGAAATATTCCAATCTTTATTTGTCAAAACAGGAAAATTTATTATCACCAAACAATATTAAACTCATTACGCGATCTACAGTTAAAACAACAGATATAGGTTATCCAATACTTATAAATAATGCTTCTCTTGTTGATTCTGTTATGGGGCAGGGAACAGCTAAAGAATTAATTAAAGCTATTTGGTTTGAAGAGGAGGTATTTCCGTTGCTAAAGAAAAATGGTACCAAAAAGATATTTGGTGTAGGCTTCTATGAATATCAAGGAGAGAATAATAAAAATGTAGATTGGAAAAGCATCGATGCAGATTTAAAGCGGAAATATCCAAAATATGCAAATGAGATTCTAAATGAATCAAAAATAATGTATTATCAGTGGGAAAGAGATTGGAATGGTTACAGTGAGGCGGTGAACGATTACCTTAAAATATCTGGAATAAATCTGGATTTAAACAAGCTGAATAGTTATGGACGAACAATATTGCTATTCTGTGAAGAACCATTATATTTCCCAGTAGCGCTTGAATGGTCAAAAAAGGTGCTTGAAACCGAGACTACTGAGAAGCCATGGTTTGTAAATACGTATAGTAACCTTCTTTTTAAAGTGGGTAAAAAACAAGAAGCAATAAAAGCTATGGAAAAAGCTATCAAGTTGAGTGGCGGTTCTAATCCACAATATGAAAAGGAATTGGAATCAATGAAATTGCCATAA
- a CDS encoding cysteine peptidase family C39 domain-containing protein produces MNLSAKKKPNLESVTESLIKTLKVKVNNATISQALQDHPDYPSMLSIVDCLNDWSIATEVYNIKRAEYDRDDLLFPFIAHVKEEGGRFILIHNIDNNGVKFSDEKRKNAITTEEEFLNRWDGIALRAEKTEKSGEKDYNQNRLKYFFQRLVLPLGLALVLSIFYLGISRISFSWPYLLLSLVKLGALSISILLLMQSINSNNPFIQNLCTFGKKNNCNAILKSDAAKVTSWLSWSEVGFFYFSGSLLLLLVQPASIILLAWLNVLALPYIIYSIGYQYRVKNWCILCCTVQGMLALEFLIATSFDIFTLSLSSLLLSVLYLLPLTFLIPIIAWGFLKQILNNKVEIEGLKFQLNSFKYNKDLFNQALYNQPRYAIPDNIKPIFFGNNEGKDIITIVSDPFCSPCHQTHAIAKAWASEDENIKIKMLFHVAEDKSDPGAEVANYILSLNEKDSILAQNALEDWYSGQIKNFKLLNEKYPASATDQSIAVGKMQKDWCKLADITYTPTVFINGYKIPVPYKIDDLRNLLY; encoded by the coding sequence ATGAATTTATCTGCCAAAAAAAAACCAAATTTAGAAAGTGTAACCGAAAGTTTAATTAAAACACTTAAGGTAAAGGTAAATAATGCAACTATTTCTCAAGCTTTGCAAGATCATCCGGACTACCCAAGTATGCTTTCTATAGTTGATTGCCTAAATGATTGGAGCATAGCAACAGAAGTTTACAATATCAAACGAGCTGAATATGATCGTGACGATTTATTGTTTCCCTTTATTGCGCATGTAAAAGAAGAGGGCGGGCGATTCATTTTAATTCATAATATTGACAACAATGGTGTTAAGTTTTCTGACGAAAAACGAAAAAATGCTATCACTACCGAAGAAGAGTTTCTGAATCGCTGGGATGGAATTGCGTTACGAGCGGAAAAGACCGAGAAAAGCGGTGAGAAAGATTACAATCAAAATCGTTTGAAATATTTTTTTCAGCGTTTGGTGTTGCCCTTAGGGTTAGCTTTGGTTTTGTCTATCTTTTACTTAGGAATTAGCCGAATTTCATTTTCCTGGCCCTATTTGTTGTTAAGTCTAGTCAAGCTCGGCGCCTTGAGCATAAGTATTTTGCTACTGATGCAGAGTATCAATTCCAACAACCCATTTATTCAGAATTTATGCACTTTCGGAAAGAAAAATAATTGCAATGCCATATTAAAATCAGATGCAGCGAAGGTGACCAGTTGGCTGTCCTGGAGTGAAGTGGGCTTTTTCTACTTTTCAGGATCATTGTTGCTATTATTGGTTCAGCCCGCATCGATTATATTATTGGCTTGGCTGAATGTTTTGGCCTTACCCTATATTATTTACTCGATTGGGTATCAATACCGGGTCAAAAACTGGTGCATACTCTGCTGTACGGTTCAAGGCATGTTGGCATTAGAATTTTTAATAGCTACAAGTTTTGATATTTTTACTTTAAGCTTGTCAAGCCTTTTGCTCTCAGTCTTGTACCTTCTACCTTTAACCTTTTTAATTCCAATCATCGCATGGGGTTTTCTAAAGCAGATATTAAATAATAAAGTTGAAATTGAAGGGTTGAAATTCCAGTTAAATAGCTTTAAATATAATAAAGATCTATTCAATCAGGCTCTATATAATCAGCCTAGATACGCAATACCAGATAACATAAAACCTATTTTTTTTGGAAACAATGAAGGAAAAGACATTATTACCATTGTAAGTGATCCTTTCTGTTCACCTTGTCACCAAACTCATGCCATTGCAAAGGCTTGGGCATCAGAAGATGAAAATATCAAGATAAAGATGCTATTTCATGTTGCCGAAGACAAATCAGATCCAGGCGCAGAAGTGGCTAACTATATCCTTTCGTTAAATGAAAAGGATTCAATTTTAGCGCAGAATGCCTTGGAAGATTGGTACTCTGGACAGATAAAAAACTTCAAACTTTTAAATGAAAAATACCCTGCTTCTGCAACAGATCAAAGTATAGCCGTAGGAAAAATGCAAAAAGATTGGTGTAAGTTGGCAGATATTACTTATACACCAACTGTTTTTATCAATGGATACAAAATTCCTGTACCCTATAAAATTGACGACTTAAGGAACTTACTATACTAA
- a CDS encoding LytR/AlgR family response regulator transcription factor has translation MTFSCIVVDDDLFAVEQLEEYIFKLPGLNLDHSYTNPLMALKEIEALEEPIDFLFCDIQMPNLSGLELAKLVHNKVKNLILVSAYPEYAVDGYGVDAKDFLSKPFDFPQFEHLVARVNKRIKDENPFIVVKLSKNSFVNVNVNEIVAIEGNGNYINIHTINDFIVPYYKLSAIENDLKHDTRFKRASKSFIVSTDHIKRRSGNLLTLKKGIIVNISIPFRKDFEMHH, from the coding sequence ATGACGTTCTCTTGTATTGTAGTTGACGATGATCTTTTTGCTGTAGAGCAATTAGAGGAATATATTTTCAAGCTGCCTGGATTAAATCTGGATCATAGCTATACTAATCCGCTAATGGCACTCAAAGAAATTGAAGCTTTGGAAGAGCCCATTGATTTTTTATTTTGTGATATACAAATGCCAAATTTATCTGGACTTGAACTAGCAAAACTTGTACACAATAAGGTTAAAAATTTGATTTTAGTAAGCGCCTATCCTGAGTATGCTGTGGACGGGTACGGGGTAGATGCAAAAGACTTTCTATCTAAGCCTTTCGACTTTCCACAATTCGAACACCTTGTAGCAAGAGTAAACAAACGAATAAAAGATGAAAATCCTTTTATCGTTGTAAAATTGTCTAAAAATTCATTTGTCAATGTTAACGTTAATGAAATTGTTGCCATCGAAGGAAATGGGAACTATATCAATATTCACACTATCAACGATTTCATTGTTCCTTATTATAAGTTATCGGCTATAGAAAATGATCTGAAACACGATACTCGTTTTAAAAGGGCAAGTAAATCCTTCATTGTCTCCACTGACCATATTAAAAGAAGAAGTGGTAATTTACTTACATTAAAAAAGGGCATTATTGTTAACATCAGTATTCCCTTTAGAAAAGATTTCGAAATGCATCATTAA